In the Diospyros lotus cultivar Yz01 chromosome 13, ASM1463336v1, whole genome shotgun sequence genome, CCAGAATGGTCTTgcttcacaaaaaaataaataaataaacaccaaTTCAActttatcttcaaaattttgaaaataaaaatatttggggcAAGAAAAAGGAGCATTTATTGAAGTGAGGAAGAGTGGAAATCAATGACAAGAAAAAGTACATAGCCACCCACCAGAAAGGGATCACCATTCAGCGGTATTAGGCATttgggaaaggaaaagaaataaaaaaatcaagaaaaaaacaaaagctgAAAGGAAACTTTGAtgaattgattcaaaaattaatgAATAAAGGGCACGGCAAAgctgagaaaagaaaagaaaagacaatACCTTCATCATGTAGCTGGAACTTTCTCAGTCCATGGTAAACCAACGTTTAAAGAAGAATTAAAGATATGCGAATCTGAAGAACTCGGGAATTTGCCCTTCCTAGACCAAAGCCAGATCTTGGAGACAGAAAAGCTCTCACGTTTGTTGCCAATGTTGATCTTCTTCCCCTCAGTGTCCCCATCAACTGCAGAATTCCCGTTCTGCCCTCTTCCTCTCACAACCCCACCATTGCCATTAGCTCTATTGGGGCACAAGGTCACTTGCAGGCTTGAATTAGGAACCACATACTGACATGAACCCATTGAGTAACATCTCCTTGCATCCAAATTACTGCTACTGGTCTCTCCCTCCTTTGCCTCATCATTTGTGCTTCTAAATTTCCCAAGCCTCACGGTGAACACTCTCTTTTCACCAACGATCTCATTCTCTGAAGGCTTCGGAGCAGAAGGGAGTCCACCAAATCCATGGCCTGAAAACCCATCTTCTTCCCtagaatcgtcaaaatcaaaagGGTTTTCAATGGAAAACCCTGGAGTGAAAAGGGTCCCTCTGCAA is a window encoding:
- the LOC127789199 gene encoding RING-H2 finger protein ATL46-like; translation: MPWIQSQTKQRGGRLTRSLYSTVLSSSSSPPPLPPSYLKQPAPSPSSGSKLSPAVLFIVVILAVIFFISGLLHLLIRFLFKQRSSSSVSQSNRYLEGSGAVQRQLQQLFHLHDSGLDQAFIDALPVFLYEEIRGPKEPFDCAVCLCEFSEHDKLRLLPLCSHAFHIDCIDTWLLSNSTCPLCRGTLFTPGFSIENPFDFDDSREEDGFSGHGFGGLPSAPKPSENEIVGEKRVFTVRLGKFRSTNDEAKEGETSSSNLDARRCYSMGSCQYVVPNSSLQVTLCPNRANGNGGVVRGRGQNGNSAVDGDTEGKKINIGNKRESFSVSKIWLWSRKGKFPSSSDSHIFNSSLNVGLPWTEKVPAT